One stretch of Siphonobacter curvatus DNA includes these proteins:
- a CDS encoding MotA/TolQ/ExbB proton channel family protein, giving the protein MSNTTKTPTPAAKPAAAPKKKSGGISSGLIILILFIVAELFYHLYLGDGSHFEGGDHNNEPLPGDFFGIVYKGGFIVPILFTCFLTSLTFTIERLFTLGKAKGTSSIDEFVRKVQVLLNQNDINGALKECDKQKGSIGNVVNAALKKYQQLTTDTELDKEQKLVALSKEIEEATSLEMPSLEKNLTIIATLASVATLIGLLGTVLGMLRSFAAMGQSGSADSAALAAGISEALVNTALGIGTSAICLIAYNYFTSIIDGITYNIDEIGLSITNNYAAHY; this is encoded by the coding sequence ATGAGTAACACTACCAAGACCCCTACTCCCGCTGCCAAGCCTGCTGCTGCTCCGAAGAAGAAGTCGGGGGGCATTTCGTCTGGTCTTATTATTTTGATTCTGTTCATTGTAGCTGAGCTTTTCTATCACCTCTACTTAGGTGACGGTAGCCACTTTGAAGGAGGAGATCACAACAACGAACCGCTTCCAGGCGATTTCTTTGGTATCGTTTACAAGGGAGGTTTTATCGTACCCATTCTGTTTACCTGTTTCTTAACTTCATTGACGTTCACTATTGAGCGTCTGTTCACACTGGGCAAAGCAAAAGGAACGAGCAGCATCGACGAATTCGTTCGTAAAGTACAAGTGCTGTTGAACCAAAACGACATCAACGGAGCCCTGAAAGAGTGTGACAAACAAAAAGGTTCAATCGGTAACGTAGTTAACGCTGCTCTGAAAAAATATCAGCAATTGACTACTGACACTGAATTAGACAAAGAACAAAAACTGGTTGCTCTGAGCAAAGAAATCGAAGAAGCTACGAGCTTAGAAATGCCTTCTCTCGAGAAAAACCTGACCATCATCGCTACGCTGGCTTCTGTAGCTACGCTGATCGGTCTGCTCGGAACGGTATTAGGTATGCTTCGTTCTTTTGCTGCCATGGGTCAATCAGGTTCTGCGGATTCAGCTGCTCTGGCTGCTGGTATCTCTGAGGCTCTTGTAAATACAGCTTTAGGTATCGGTACTTCAGCTATCTGCTTGATCGCTTATAACTACTTTACCAGCATCATCGACGGTATTACGTATAATATCGATGAAATTGGTTT